TAATAGCGACTCTGACCTGTACTCGGCCACACCACCCGCATGCTTCTTCATCGCTGTGTCCGAGCTCATTCCATAGAACAGCTTGTATTTCGTGCCGTTTTTCTCAATGACCTCGCCCCCACTCTCAGAGTGTCCGGCCAGCATTCCCCCCAGCATCACGAAGTCTGCTCCGGCTCCTGAGGGACGCATTTAAAGAGTCACACAAACAGTGAGGGGTCTGTTTTAACAGGGAGACTTCTTAGCATTGGATGGAATACGGTATCAGATTCGAAAAGAACAACAACTACTAACCAAAAGCCTTTGAGACATCTCCTGGACAGGTACATCCCCCGTCCTGTGtgagagagacgagaggagtgaagacaaaacaaaacaccaggCAGTGAGTGTGACTTTATGGTTTTTGTGGCTTCATGTGCACAACTTTGGAGCAAAAGAGCGAATGATATTAAAGAAAaagctattttcagacatggTTTCCAGAAAGTGCCCAGAAGTTTGGTTTCCTTTGACATTAATTCTGCACCTGATTGCATTATTGAGATATTATTATAGATCAGAGTCGCTTACAGAGATTATGTGGCCGCCCAGTCCGTGGGCTGCATCTGCACACTCTATCACAGCACTAAGCTGGGGGTAACCCACCCCTGTCTTCTTGCGGGTGGTGCAAACAGAGCCTGTAGAGGAAGACAGAGGCAAGATGATGtttaaacaggaaacagatctATTTGAGCTAACGAAATTATAATGTTCCCTCTTGACGTGGACATGTGTGTAGAAGCTGTGATCACCTGGTCCGATGCCTACTTTGATGATGTCGGCCCCGGCCAGgatcagctcctccaccattTCTCCAGTCACCACATTTCCTGCCTGagccaaataaaaataatattacaaAACCTTGTTCAACATCTGTTCCTTTTTCCCAACCACGCTGTCGTTTAAAAAAGGTATCAAACAGACATCTACTGACCATTATAGTGTGTGTCTGGAACTTTTGCCGGACTTCTTTGACGAAGTGGACAAAGTGTTCGGAGTAGCCGTTCGCCACGTCGACGCAGATGTACCGCAGCTGGGGCACGGCCTTCACGATGGCGGAGATCCTCTCAAAGTCGCCGTCGCCGGTCCCTGAGCTGACTGCCACACTCTGGGAGGGCgaacaaagaagagagagagagagagagagagaagtgtcaCCAATACCACCATTCATGTAAACTCCCTCGAAATAAAGGCCTACGTCAAAATAAACACTCTGAATACCTCCACACACTCGGGGTGCTTCGCTGCAAACTCCACCCAGTCGTCCACCGAGTAGTGTTTGTGAACCGTGGTGAAGAGAGTGAACTAAAGGAGCGGACAGAGAACGAAACATCGATTAAGATATTTTCTGAAAAGGTCTGGTTCACGTCAGTTGGGTAGATGGTGCAATGACATCTTAATGCCACTAGGGGCATCATAAGTGATTTGTATAAGCCAGTGTCACGCAAAGCCGACCTGGTGCAGGGCTAGGGCCATCTCAAAGGTCCCCACAGTGTCCATGTTGGCAGCGATGATGGGGATCCCTCTGTAGCTGCCCTTGGAGTTCCTGAAGGAGAAGCTCCTCACCAGGTCCACCTGGAATCGACAACAAGACTTTAGCGTGTCTGATATTTACATCACCATACCACCAGGGGACGCTAGCTCCGTACAAGCTCCATCTCAAGTGGAAGGAACAGTTTGGAAGTGTGCCACTGTTGCCTTTTTGGAATGAAGTCATTTTTTCCTGTCTCCAAAAATAAATGGCTCCAGTTTCATCTCTTTTGAAGAAGACAGTGTAGATTGAAGCACTTGTGACTCCACAGGGTTTAGAGAAATGTAATGTCCACATGTAATGATGAGTTTCAAGGGCTCTCTCAGGGAGAGGTTTACATTTTGGATCTTCTGCTTGTTATCAACTGCCCACACCGTGCTGGGCTTCTCTGTCCCCAGAGTCAAAAACATGTAGAGAAGAAGTGTTAAGTTTCTATGCTGTATCTTGAGTTGCACCTACTCTGGATCTAGCACCTGATCCGGACCAAAATGCAATGGGTTCTATCGTGTGTCAATCCTGGTGGTTTATgggtaatcctgctaactaataacaaacaaaccaacacagacaaaaacacacagcagctggatTCTACGTTTTACAGACGCATGTTTCTGGCTCAAGTACGAATTCTCCAACCAACTAGTCAAATATGAACGGACAAcaacatttctttgtttttttaacagctcTAAATTTCAATGAGGGTCTCTGGTTCCTCATGTGGGATTCAGGAACCTGAAACATCTGCGTCTGGGACAGTCGGGGGTTCTCACGTCCTGCTTGTACCCACCTCGCTCCGGGACTTGAGCGTGCTTCTCTTCGGACGGAGGAGCACATCCTTGAAGTCCAGCTTGATGTCGTTCTCAATGCGAGGCATCtctgaagcagagagagagagagagagagagagagagagagagtcgacAAAGAACGGGGGAGTGGAGCAGTTGGACTTGGGATGTGAACCTGTGAGGAACAAGAAAAAagatggaggtcagaggtcaggagggCTTTGGGGTTGGTGTGTCACCTTCTTATACCACCcttcatacacacatacaaacacacaacacacacacggttatCCAAGGACACAAGCAGGCATTACGTGGACAATGAACCAGTTAAGGTGAATATCCATTTGGTCATTACTGCAGCTGTAATAACAACTTTATAGtggtttaataaaaaacaccttTAGCTAACTGGGGGTTCAATAAGGCTGCGTACCCGTTACTGAAGATGCTACTGCTAATGCTATTCATACTGAATCACGGAGGCTTCATTAGTCCGAATGTCAAAACTCAAGGTTAAAGGAGTCAACGTTGAACCCACGTGTGACCTCGACGCTACCATTAGCTGCTAATTAGCCTCAGATGTAAAGTAGTTCGTGTATTCGGCTCAATAAGGCGTTTACCTTTAGAAAAGTGACGTTAGTGTGTCCGCCGCCGCCTCTTCTGATATCTTGTGTTCAGGGGGAAGCTTTAACGGGGCGCACACCAGCTGACATCCGCCTTGTAGTTTTTAAAGCGCCTCAGACCGTCGGACCGCGCGGGTAAAAACTACAAACTCCTACTTTACGCCACAACGTCCACGTTAACGTTAGAATACATGCTGACGCCGCTATTTTGCGTGTTTATGACTCCAAAACAATGACGTTCACTCGAAGCGGAACCAATGTCACACGGGGAAAAGGGGGGCAGACGGGATGCACTGAGGAGGAACACAGGAAACACCCATTGGATGTCGAGGCTCTTCATCTTTCACTTGGTTTAAATCGTAGCTTCGTAATTAAACTCGTAATTAAACCGCTCCAGTGGATCTAATCAGAACGAGACAACAGCGATGCTCATTAAAGTGAAGGTGGGACATAGCGTTAGCAACATTAGCAGCTAGCATGTCATGTTTAACCCTGAGCCCCTGGATTGTAAACAATCTAATGTATCTGCATGTATTTCCAACAACAGACGCTCACGGGGAAGGAGATCGAGATCGACATAGAGCCCACAGACAAGGTACACGTGGGTCCTTTGCTTCCTCGCGTATTAATACACAGTTAGTTTGGTCATTTTGAGTATTCACATGTActcgtgtgtgtgcaggtggagcGGATCAaagagagggtggaggagaaggaagggaTTCCCCCCCAACAGCAGAGGCTGATCTACAGCGGGAAACAGATGTAAGATTGATTCTGATCAAAATcaataatagcaataataataataaaatataactaGAGTGGTAATTGTGGATgtaaagatgttattaatgatagcagcaacaattcatataataataacaatagttGTGATAAATAATCAACATAAAATGCTGCCATTTGATTCTGGCTATTCCAAAGCGATGATCCCTTCTGTCACTTTCAAAATAGAACGATGTCATGTACAGATTGCCCTTGAAGGAGGTATTTCTGCTGTCTCACGTCCCTGCAtccttcttcccctctttcctcAGGAACGATGAGAAAACAGCGGCAGACTACAAAATCCAGGGAGGCTCCGTTCTCCATTTGGTCCTTGCGCTGCGAGGAGGACAGGTGCCCCACTCTCCCAG
This sequence is a window from Platichthys flesus chromosome 24, fPlaFle2.1, whole genome shotgun sequence. Protein-coding genes within it:
- the gmpr2 gene encoding GMP reductase 2 encodes the protein MPRIENDIKLDFKDVLLRPKRSTLKSRSEVDLVRSFSFRNSKGSYRGIPIIAANMDTVGTFEMALALHQFTLFTTVHKHYSVDDWVEFAAKHPECVESVAVSSGTGDGDFERISAIVKAVPQLRYICVDVANGYSEHFVHFVKEVRQKFQTHTIMAGNVVTGEMVEELILAGADIIKVGIGPGSVCTTRKKTGVGYPQLSAVIECADAAHGLGGHIISDGGCTCPGDVSKAFGAGADFVMLGGMLAGHSESGGEVIEKNGTKYKLFYGMSSDTAMKKHAGGVAEYRASEGKTVEVAYKGPVDVTIRDILGGVRSTCTYVGAGKLKELSRRTTFIRVTQQLNTVFGNS
- the nedd8 gene encoding NEDD8, giving the protein MLIKVKTLTGKEIEIDIEPTDKVERIKERVEEKEGIPPQQQRLIYSGKQMNDEKTAADYKIQGGSVLHLVLALRGGQVPHSPRSLHTKPAL